One Peromyscus leucopus breed LL Stock chromosome 2, UCI_PerLeu_2.1, whole genome shotgun sequence DNA window includes the following coding sequences:
- the LOC114698354 gene encoding cyclin-dependent kinase 4 inhibitor B, with protein sequence MLGGGSDSGLATAAARGQVETVRQLLEAGADPNAINRFGRRPIQVMMMGSAQVAELLLLHGAEPNCADPATLTRPVHDAAREGFLDTLVALHRAGARLDVCDAWGRLPVDLAEEQGHRDIARYLHAATGD encoded by the exons ATGCTGGGCGGCGGCAGTGACTCGGGCCTGGCCACCGCCGCGGCGCGGGGGCAGGTGGAGACGGTGCGGCAGCTCCTGGAAGCCGGTGCGGATCCCAACGCCATCAACCGCTTCGGGAGGCGCCCAATTCAG GTCATGATGATGGGCAGCGCCCAGGTggcagagctgctgctgctccacGGAGCCGAACCCAACTGCGCCGACCCCGCCACTCTCACCAGACCCGTGCACGATGCGGCTCGGGAGGGCTTCCTGGACACGCTGGTGGCGCTGCACAGGGCAGGGGCGCGGCTTGATGTGTGTGACGCCTGGGGCCGCCTGCCGGTGGACCTGGCTGAAGAACAGGGCCACCGTGACATTGCGAGGTATCTGcatgctgccactggagactGA